The Bacillus sp. B-jedd sequence AAAGGCAGCCGGTAAAATCATTGATTATGGTTCATGGGCCATCATTTTGTTCGGGGCATTTTGGTTTTTGGAAAGAATATTTTTATAAAACAATCGAATTAACCGATGATTGTCTCGTTTTTATAAACAAGTTTACGATTTACTCCAAACTTTACAAAGTGCACTGGAAATTTCATTCTATAAATGAGACAATTATTACGGGAAACTTTTCAGAAAATTTAATATGGTTTCAATTCGGTTACATCTCACTTTATAAGGGGGGCAGAAATGGACAGTGGCATTACGTATATAGCCCGGAAGCTTAAAGAGCTCGGCGGTGAACTGGCTGAGGCTAGTCCTGATCAGAGATATAAGCTGCTTTATCATAATTTTGACCAACCCTCTTTTTGGCAAAAGTACTTAATACACCTAATGGGCCAAAGTTTAGAAGCCGGTAATGACTCAGTTAAGGAGGATCTCCATGCACTGGCAAATCTTCTAGGTAAAAGGTCTGCAGGAACAGCCGGATCTCTCGATTCTACCATCAGCCTGCTTTATGATACACGCGCGGTCATCGTCAGACTGTTGGAGCAGGAATCCAAGGCGGGCACAATATCAGTCCACGACCTTTTTGATTGTATCAGGATTCTAGACCCGTTAAACCATACGATTGTTTCTTCCGTTATCGCCCATTATAATGAAATCCTTTCGATCACAAAGTTCGCACTGGAGGAATCTGCCGCCGATCTAAAAATGAGCCTTACCGAGCTTGCCGAACTGAAAAAAGTCCTCAACGAGGCAACCATTTTCGCCGTAATAGATGAACATGACAATTATTTGTATGTGAATGAACGGCTTTGTGAAATCTCGAAATATACGAAAGAAGAGCTGATTGGAAAAAACCCGTCCATTCTGGATTCGGGCTACCAATCGAGAGAGTTTTTCCAAGATGTTCTGGAGGAACTGAATAAAGGAAAGGTTTGGAACGGACAGATTCTAGCACAGGCAAAAGATGGCTCCACTTATTGGGTCGACACGACTCTGGTCCCGTTTCTTGATAGTACGGGGAAAAGGTATAAACATATTTCCCTCCAGTATGATATTACCGAACAAAAGAAGACAGAGGAAACATTGCTAAAGGCTGAAAAACTTTCCATGGTTGGGGAACTGGCGGCTGGCTTCGCCCATGAAATCCGCAACCCGTTAACGACCATCAAAGGCTTTGTCCAGCTTTTGACAGAAACGACAAAGGAAACTGTCTTTACGAGGACTATTTTGGATGAGATCGATCGAATCAATTCAATTGTAAGCGACTTCATGATTTTTGCCCGTCCGCATTCAACCGACTTTAGGCAATCCGACCTTGTCGGAATCCTTCACGATGCGGTAAAATTCCTTGAACCTGAAGCCACGCTCAGAAGCGTTCTCCTCATTACTCATTTTCCTAAAAAAGAAGTCCTGATTAATGGGGAAAAAAATCAATTGAAACAGGTTTTCCTCAATATCATCAAAAATGCGATCGAGGCCATTGTGGACGGTGGTATAGTAAGCATTTTACTCGAGGAACAAGAAAAACAAGTGGCGATAACCATTACGGATACCGGGGTCGGCATGACCGAGGAACAGCTTGCTAAGCTCGGCGAGCCTTTTTTCACCACAAAGGCGACCGGAAATGGGCTTGGACTAATGGTCACCCATAAGATTATCCGTGATCACCGGGGAACGATTGAAGTCCAAAGTGAAGGGCCCGGAAAAGGGTCTACCTTTATAATCACATTTCCTTACAGACAATGAGGCTTCCTGAGGAGGCCTCATTTTGTTTTTGCAAAAATCGTTCGCCCTCCTTTTCCTTTAGCCTGCCTTTTTCGCCAATGTCCTCTTCTTTTTTCAAAAATTCAGCCTATATCCTGTTCATCCTTGTCCAATTTGCTCTGAAATTGGAGAACGGTTCTTCGTTTATGATAGCTAAATGGGCGGTAAAGGAAGAATAAGTAAATAATACATGCACTCAAAATCCGGATTCTTAAAAGGGAGCGATGAGGATGAAAATCAAGGCAGGAAGCTGGAGGAAACTAACACTACAGGAAAAGTTATTTATTCTTCAGGCGGTAAGCTTTCGATCAAGGTTAAAATATTGAAAGGGTGCGGCCCAGCCGTACCTTTCTTATTTTTACCCCTGGTACGGACACGCATTTCGATTCATTTACTGTTTTGAATCCTTTAACTTTCCGCAACGAACACACCGGCCGGAATAATAATCATACTTGTGGTTTCTTTTGATTAAACAAACCAGTCTTTTTAAATTCATTCCAATTCCTCCGTTCTATATTTGTTTGTTGCTTGAAATTAATTGAATCGCAATTTTTGAGGCTAGAGGTAAAGTAATCAATTCATTAAACCTTGTTTTAATTCAATAAAATTACATAAATGTTTTTGATTGGTAATACTATTCTATTATATTTCCCAATAAATTAACAGGTAATTGTTTTCCTTTTTATAGTTTCCTTTTTTGTGGCTAACTTTTATCACGGATGAGGTTTTAAAAAGGAATTTAAGCGATTTATTTGGAGGTATTAGGAAGTTTTTTGGTAGATTACTAATATAAAAGTTGAAACACCCGCTGGACTTCTATCCAACGGGTGTTCCTTGTTTTATTAGCGAGATTCAAAGAGGTTTCGCACCAATGTTAAGCTGCGTTACCCTTTTTGCCTTTCCCTGGTGTTTCTCCACTCTGACCAGGGTTATTGCCTCCCTGTCCAGGCGTGTTTCCAATTTGTCCAGGCGGCGCGAATTCCTGCTTTTTGGTGACGACTCCGTCTTTATCGAGTTTATACCACCAGCCATCGTATTTGGACCATTTATCGGTCTGCTGGACGCCGTTTTCATCGAATAAATAGGTTTTGCCGCCAATGGCGACAGCTCCTGTCTGCATGACGCCATCCTTGTCAAAATAGTATACGGCTCCATCGATGGTCTTCCAGCCGCTGACACGGGCACCGTCTGCTGCCGGATCGAGGTAGTACTTTTTGCCATCAAGAACGAGCCAGCCAGATTGCTGGACGCCTTCCTTGTCAAAATAGTACACGGCTCCATCAATGGTCCTCCAGCCGCTTACACGGGCGCCGTCCGCTGCCGGATCGAGATAGTACTTCTTACCGTCAAGCTCTAGCCATCCGGTTACTTTCTTGCCAGCTTCATCGTAGTAGAACCATTGTCCGTTTTGTTCAACCCAGCCAGTCACAATCGCCGGTGGCTCTTCGCCTGCAATAATCCTGCCTTCAACGGCCGGAGAAATCGGGCTGTTCTTTTCAATGTAGGAAGCGAGCACTTCGAAGTCTACAACGAATAGTTCATTGATCCGGCCATCATCTTTCGCTTTCTTGAAGGAAGTATAGCCGTCACCGCCATCGGCTACGAATGCGTTCGTTGCGACGCGGTATGTTTTGCTAAGATCAATGGCTTCATATTTGTTGCCATTTTTCACTTCAACACTCCAGACCCTGTCCATAGGAGGTTTGGCCGGGTCGTATTGGAAGCGGAGACCGGAAACCTGCGGGAACTTGCCTTGCTTAGTTTCCACCTGTGAAACGCCATTCTCGAGCGCCTCCCATATTTCTGCTCCTGTCAGTTCAAGGGCGACCAGCTGGTTCTCGAACGGCATGACTTCAAGAATTTGTCCAAGAGTGATATCCCCTTTATCAATCGATGCGCGGATGCCGCCGCCGTTCTGGATGGCGATCGTTGTTGGCAAGGACTCATTCGCCTTGGCCGCCATCGCATCGGCAATCATGTTGCCAAGGTTCGTTTCCTTCGAACGGACATCATCACGGAAGCCGTTCAATGGCACTGTAGTATGCCCGACTACTTGCTTTCTCAAATCATCAAGCGGAGCCCTTAGTTGAGCAACACGCGCTGCTGCGTCCGCATCGGCTGCATAGTTCTTCAGGTCAAGAAGGACGCCGTTATGGCTAGTGATAACGCCATTTTCGTCAAAAGAAACTTCCAGCTTGCCGAGATAGTTCAAGTATTCGTTCGCCTGGACAATTAAGGTCGGCTCTTCTTTTTGCACGACAACAGGTTTGTCCAGCTTTGTATGCGAATGGCCGCCGACGATGACGTCAATGCCTTCGACTTTTGCGGCAAGATCCTGGTCAGGCACATAGCCAAGGTGGGAAAGCGCGATAATCTTGTTTACGCCTTGGGCATTCAGGGCCGCAACAGTTTCCTTTGCCTTGTCAATCGCATTATTGAAGACAATTTCGTCAGCCGGGTTGGCAAGGAAAGTTGTATCAGGTGTCGTCAGGCCGAAGATGCCGACTTTTTCACCGTCGATTTCCTTCACAATGGCCGGATAAATTTTGCCGCCTTCAGCATTTTCACTGATGCTGTTTTCGAACAGCTTGCCGAGCGAAGCGTCTTTGCTGACATCAACGTTCGCGCTGACGATTGGGAAGTTCGATTTCGAAATAAAGTTTGCTAGGGTTTCGGACGTCTTATCGAATTCATGGTTGCCGAATGTCATCGCATCATAACGAAGCTTGTTCATGAATTCAAGATCAGCAAGCCCCTGGTACTGCTTGAAATACAGCGTGCCGGAGAAGACATCGCCCGCGTCAAGAAGCAGGCTGTTCTTTGCCTGGCCGCGCACTTCATTTACTGCTGTAACAAGCTTCGGATACTGCTCGACATGCGCGTGGCTGTCGTTTACATGCATGATCGTCAAATCAAGCGGTTTCGGGCCGGCTGGCTCCGGAGTCAGGTCAATCTGGGCCACGAGTGGATCGTGGTCGCTGACGCGTCCCTGGGCAGCTGAGAAGTCCGAGTTCAAATGGACAATATCCAGCTCCGCTGAATTAGCCAGGCGGTTGGATACGAGCATGTGGTCAAGCACCTGGGCATTACCCTGGTAGTTGTACGTATAACGCTCTGGCTGTGGAACCGTTTCAATCAGATTTGTCAGATCATTGCCTTTCAAAACTTCAAGCGGTTTAGAGAATTCAAAGTCATTCAAGTCGCCAAGTACCACAACGTTTGCATCCGGGTTCTTTGTTTGAACATCGGAAACGAAGTTGTTGACGATGGTTGCAATTTGTACCCGCTGTGCTTCGCTGCCAAGTACAGGCGGCTGGTTTTTGCCAAAAATCGGCTGATCTCCACCCTTGGAATTGAAGTGGTTGGCAATGACAATCACTTTTTCGCCATTGAAGAAGAACTCTGCTGCGAGCGGCTTGCGGCTTGAGTTGAATGCGGTGTTGGTTGGGCTGATCCGTCCAGGGTTCAAAGTCAGGGCGCCGTTTTCATAGCCTACTGCCTGTGTCGCTGTGCCTTTAGGCTTTCCTTCTGCAAGCTGAACCCGTTCAGGATTGTAGATGTATCCAACGCGGATATTCCCGCCAGGCTCGCCGCCGTCCTTCAAGTTCTCAGGCGCGATATCAGTCCACTTATAAGTTGGTCCGCCTGCAGCTTTGATTGCATTGATAAGCGCCTGATAGTTATTAGAAGCATCGGTCGTTCCATCATTTGTCGGGCCATTATTGTCCTGGACTTCGACTAAGCCGACAATATCTGGAGCATTCATGTTTTTCACAATGGACTGAGCTATCTTATTCGTCTTTTCAACCTCGGAAGCACGGTAGTTCTCCATATTATAGGTAGCTACCGTCAGCTTGTCCGCGTCTTTTTTAATTGTTGATGTTTCACGGGCTGTGGCGCCTTCCACTTTTTCAGGCAGGCTGGCACGATCGGTCAGAAGCTTATAATTTTGGAAACCATAGCTGATAACACCTGTCACAGTGCCGTTTAGTCGGTCACCTGTTTTGTTTACATAATCACGGTCGCCCATCAGGATGTGAATCCGTTCAGGGTTCGAGGTGTCTTTTGTCAAAATGGTCCCGCCTGCGATAGTGTAAGGCTTTCCTTCAACTTTTCCGGCAATAACCGGGATTTCGCCGTATTTTTGCGGGGCAGTCGCAGTTGGGTTTTCTATTGCAACACGCATACCTTCAATGCTTTCATAAAAATCGATTCCATCCTCATCTGGGTCGAAAGTCCCAAATCGATCATTATCGACAACTTGTGTCGGAGGGAAGATATCCTTCCCTATGACTAAAGCCTCAGGAAGCGGATTGCCTTTACTGATGACAGATATAGACGCACCTGCTCCGGCTGCGTTAAGCTCGGTCATCGCAAGGTCTGTTTGCAGCTTGTCATTGTAGCCGTCAAGTACCCATTCCTTTACAAGGCCGTCAACGGATACAAGATCGCCAACCTTCACGTTGTGTGTTGGCTTGTAGACAAGGATGCCTTCTGAAGTGTTCGGATTATTGTCAGGCGTGACGGACTGCATATAGAAATTGCTCGCATCCTGTACAAAGGTGACAATACCCCGAACGCCTTTTACGTTTTGATCTTTATAAGGCGACTCGTGGGAGGAGCCTTGGATTTCATGGATTTTTAGGCCTTCCGCAGGTATTGGGCCAGGATCTGGATCAGTAGGCGTTTCCCCTACAAAGCTCATGGCTGTTGGTGATTTTAGTCCCGAAACGGTGAAATACTTTTCCAGAGATCCTGTGACAAAGATTTGTTTCCCTTGATTTTTCGGGTTAGTTTTCAGACCGAAATCTGAACGGAACCCTGAGGTGAGCTGGACCGGCATAATTTTAGCCGGATCCCTTTCTGATGGTGAGTCCGCTATGGCAAGGTTTATATCATCATCAAACGGAGCGTCAAAATCGTATTTGTTTGTACCAGTAGTAAAACCAATAATATACCCCTTAACCGTTGCTGTGCCTTTGTTATTGGCAATCGCCTGGGCGACGGTGATGTAGTTTTCATCGGCGGCGCTGGCTTTCCCAGCGAACGGAAGGACCGTTCCGGCAAGCACCATGAAAATCGCCGTTAGTATAAAAAGCTGTTTTCTGAATAAACGCAAATCCTTTTTCCTCCTTTAAATGAGTGCTTTGATTTGGTACCAGTAGCTTTCCTGCAAACCTTCGATAGCCGATCAGTATGTAACGGCTCCCCCTCCATTCAGCCTAAATTGGAATTGCATGTCCATTCTAACTGAACGTTTTCAGGCGAGCCATAGGGCTTATTTCATGTTTTGTTTGTACTATTCAGAATTTTCATCGACCTTTTTCTTCAATTCTTCAGACTTTATTCTTAGTTTTGCCAAAATTCTTGTCCCATGCGGTTGAAAAAGGCAAATTTGCTGCAAAACCTTCGGGCTTGCAGTCAGTATTTGTTGAACGATTCCCCATTCAGTTTCTATTAAAGAATCAGTATAGTTAAGTAGCGGGAACACTTATTTATGTTGGAAGTGAAATTAAAAACGGGGAGTGAACTTTGATGAAAATTCAGGTGAAAAGCTGGAGAATGCTTACTGCTGAAGAAAAGCAATTTTTATTAAAGGTGCTCAGCAGCCGTTTTAGACGATAGCATTCGCTTTGGTTTAAGAATCGGATAGGAGCACTCTCAATGTACTCAACGACCGCAGCGTGAAAAAATCAACTTTACGTCGCCAAGATTTTGTATTGACGACCGTAGTCAGAGTTATTCATCCGTGCGGTCGACAAGAGCTCGTATTGACGACCGTAGCTAGAATTATTCATTCGTGCGGTCGACAAGAGGTCGTATTGACGACCGTAGCCGGAGTTATTCTTCCGTGCGGTCGACAAGAAATAGGATTGACGCCCGTAGCATTAGTTTTCCGCCTGTTCGGTCGATAAGAAGGGGTATAAACGCCTCCAGCGTGGATACTCCGCGTGCGCGGTCGAATAGAGCCTGCTCTACGAACGCAGCGTAAAAAAACAATATCTTTTAACAACCCACCAGCCTTCCAAGATAAAAAGCAGCCCATCTAAGCTGCTTTTTTTGGCGTGGCAGGAAGTTTATTGTTAAGTTTAGGAGGCTGAATCAGTTGGTAATTTGCATAGCAAGGAAATTACTATATGATTAAGATGGAGAAGTATATATAAAAGGGGAATGTACATATGAAGGATGAATTACAGTATATTGGCGAGAAAATTATCGCGAATAAACACATTATTGCCCGGAATGTTACGGCGATCCTTGATAAAAGCAATACATTCCATTTGCCCGGTCAGGTAGTCGATGATGAAAGAAAGGTCAGTTTTTGTGCTAAATTCATTTCCCACCTCGGAGAAGCATTAATAGGAAATGAAGCAGCCGTTCTGGAGCGGATTGATCTTTGGGGCAAAAAGGCCGCGGGAGTGGCAATCCGCTACAATGTGTCGCTGACCGATTCATTAAGAAGTGTGACGTTATTCCGGACAGAAATTTGGGATGTCTTCACTGATGAGCTCGAAAAGAAGCAGTTCGCCGCCATTACCATGCTGGACGTTTCAAAAATTATCGACCCATTGCTCGATCGGGTTTCAAGCATTGTGGGTGAAGAATTTGAAGCGCATACAGACACATTGATGAACGTCGCCTACACGGCACTCGAAGAGCTCTCTGTTCCTGTCGTGCCTATCGTTGATGGAATAGCCGTCGTTCCATTGGTTGGTTCAATCGATACACGCCGCGCCAAGCTCATCATGGAAGTTTCACTCGCGGAAGGCAGCCGCCTCGATGTCCGCCATATGATTTTCGACGTCTCAGGTGTCCCGATCATCGACACGATGGTCGCCGACCAGCTCTTCCAGATCTTCAGCGCCCTTCGCCTGACAGGCGTCCAACCCGTCATCACCGGCATCCGGCCTGAAATCTCGCAAACCATCGTCAGCCTCGGCCTCCAATTCGACGGCATCACCACACGTGCCAGCATGCACCAGGCCCTCAAAGATCTTGGTGTCCAAAGAATCATAAAATGATGCAGGGGACGGTTCCAGCGCTTCCTTCAGGCCTTGAAGGAAGAAGCAGAACCGTCCCCTTACTTATTACTCTCCAATCCTTAGTTCGGGCTGGAGGGTAGTGGTTGGTTTTCGTGTGCCAATCTCGATTGCCCAGGCGATCAGCAGTAACCCTGCAAAGATGAGGGAGGAAAATTCGAAATAGTACCATTCGATGCTCATCAGGATATCGTAGGTGGCATGGACGGCGATCAACAGCCAGAGGTTCCTTGTCCAGAGCAGCAGCAGGCCCAGAATGAGGCCGAGGTTTGTAAATGTTGCGATCGTGCCGATGGTGACTGCCCAGGGCTGTGGTGTATCCAATGCATGCCCGGCTCCAAATAGAAGCGAACTGAGGAATAGGGCGACCATCAGGAACAGGTCCCGGTTCCTGCTTTCCCATTTTTTCGGGAGTATCTTTTTAAAGATCAATAGAAATAGAATCATATATGAAATCCGGTAGACTTCCTCAAACCCGGCGAGGAAATCGGCATAAAAGTCGGAGCCGGCCAGGTCGAACCATTCAAACACCTTGTCAGACAAGGTTAGGTCCATTCCCTCCTCACCCGAATCTTCCATACTATCATTCACATATGCCGCTGATTCTTCCATAAATTCGCCGTAGCTTTCATTAAAATCAGTAAATAAAATGGCTGAGTAAAAATTGAATACGATTGCTCCGAGATAGAATATTAGAAAAACAACTGCAAACTGCGAAATGTATTTTCTGAATGGCGGCTTTTTGGAGCGGGTATCAGCCATGTCGCCAGCCTGCAGCCCTCCGTCTGTTTCTGTGCTGCTTTCCGGTCCGCCTCCTACCGATTCTGTCTTCCGCAAGGGCTTTCCCGCCAGCCTCGGATGAAGCTTCCACGC is a genomic window containing:
- a CDS encoding PAS domain-containing sensor histidine kinase is translated as MDSGITYIARKLKELGGELAEASPDQRYKLLYHNFDQPSFWQKYLIHLMGQSLEAGNDSVKEDLHALANLLGKRSAGTAGSLDSTISLLYDTRAVIVRLLEQESKAGTISVHDLFDCIRILDPLNHTIVSSVIAHYNEILSITKFALEESAADLKMSLTELAELKKVLNEATIFAVIDEHDNYLYVNERLCEISKYTKEELIGKNPSILDSGYQSREFFQDVLEELNKGKVWNGQILAQAKDGSTYWVDTTLVPFLDSTGKRYKHISLQYDITEQKKTEETLLKAEKLSMVGELAAGFAHEIRNPLTTIKGFVQLLTETTKETVFTRTILDEIDRINSIVSDFMIFARPHSTDFRQSDLVGILHDAVKFLEPEATLRSVLLITHFPKKEVLINGEKNQLKQVFLNIIKNAIEAIVDGGIVSILLEEQEKQVAITITDTGVGMTEEQLAKLGEPFFTTKATGNGLGLMVTHKIIRDHRGTIEVQSEGPGKGSTFIITFPYRQ
- a CDS encoding 5'-nucleotidase C-terminal domain-containing protein, with protein sequence MRLFRKQLFILTAIFMVLAGTVLPFAGKASAADENYITVAQAIANNKGTATVKGYIIGFTTGTNKYDFDAPFDDDINLAIADSPSERDPAKIMPVQLTSGFRSDFGLKTNPKNQGKQIFVTGSLEKYFTVSGLKSPTAMSFVGETPTDPDPGPIPAEGLKIHEIQGSSHESPYKDQNVKGVRGIVTFVQDASNFYMQSVTPDNNPNTSEGILVYKPTHNVKVGDLVSVDGLVKEWVLDGYNDKLQTDLAMTELNAAGAGASISVISKGNPLPEALVIGKDIFPPTQVVDNDRFGTFDPDEDGIDFYESIEGMRVAIENPTATAPQKYGEIPVIAGKVEGKPYTIAGGTILTKDTSNPERIHILMGDRDYVNKTGDRLNGTVTGVISYGFQNYKLLTDRASLPEKVEGATARETSTIKKDADKLTVATYNMENYRASEVEKTNKIAQSIVKNMNAPDIVGLVEVQDNNGPTNDGTTDASNNYQALINAIKAAGGPTYKWTDIAPENLKDGGEPGGNIRVGYIYNPERVQLAEGKPKGTATQAVGYENGALTLNPGRISPTNTAFNSSRKPLAAEFFFNGEKVIVIANHFNSKGGDQPIFGKNQPPVLGSEAQRVQIATIVNNFVSDVQTKNPDANVVVLGDLNDFEFSKPLEVLKGNDLTNLIETVPQPERYTYNYQGNAQVLDHMLVSNRLANSAELDIVHLNSDFSAAQGRVSDHDPLVAQIDLTPEPAGPKPLDLTIMHVNDSHAHVEQYPKLVTAVNEVRGQAKNSLLLDAGDVFSGTLYFKQYQGLADLEFMNKLRYDAMTFGNHEFDKTSETLANFISKSNFPIVSANVDVSKDASLGKLFENSISENAEGGKIYPAIVKEIDGEKVGIFGLTTPDTTFLANPADEIVFNNAIDKAKETVAALNAQGVNKIIALSHLGYVPDQDLAAKVEGIDVIVGGHSHTKLDKPVVVQKEEPTLIVQANEYLNYLGKLEVSFDENGVITSHNGVLLDLKNYAADADAAARVAQLRAPLDDLRKQVVGHTTVPLNGFRDDVRSKETNLGNMIADAMAAKANESLPTTIAIQNGGGIRASIDKGDITLGQILEVMPFENQLVALELTGAEIWEALENGVSQVETKQGKFPQVSGLRFQYDPAKPPMDRVWSVEVKNGNKYEAIDLSKTYRVATNAFVADGGDGYTSFKKAKDDGRINELFVVDFEVLASYIEKNSPISPAVEGRIIAGEEPPAIVTGWVEQNGQWFYYDEAGKKVTGWLELDGKKYYLDPAADGARVSGWRTIDGAVYYFDKEGVQQSGWLVLDGKKYYLDPAADGARVSGWKTIDGAVYYFDKDGVMQTGAVAIGGKTYLFDENGVQQTDKWSKYDGWWYKLDKDGVVTKKQEFAPPGQIGNTPGQGGNNPGQSGETPGKGKKGNAA
- a CDS encoding STAS domain-containing protein, with translation MKDELQYIGEKIIANKHIIARNVTAILDKSNTFHLPGQVVDDERKVSFCAKFISHLGEALIGNEAAVLERIDLWGKKAAGVAIRYNVSLTDSLRSVTLFRTEIWDVFTDELEKKQFAAITMLDVSKIIDPLLDRVSSIVGEEFEAHTDTLMNVAYTALEELSVPVVPIVDGIAVVPLVGSIDTRRAKLIMEVSLAEGSRLDVRHMIFDVSGVPIIDTMVADQLFQIFSALRLTGVQPVITGIRPEISQTIVSLGLQFDGITTRASMHQALKDLGVQRIIK
- a CDS encoding CPBP family intramembrane glutamic endopeptidase; amino-acid sequence: MIDDLTQPISKRLLLLLLLVTLGSEAALYLSRYSYFFSEMYQAIMVISIFVAWKLHPRLAGKPLRKTESVGGGPESSTETDGGLQAGDMADTRSKKPPFRKYISQFAVVFLIFYLGAIVFNFYSAILFTDFNESYGEFMEESAAYVNDSMEDSGEEGMDLTLSDKVFEWFDLAGSDFYADFLAGFEEVYRISYMILFLLIFKKILPKKWESRNRDLFLMVALFLSSLLFGAGHALDTPQPWAVTIGTIATFTNLGLILGLLLLWTRNLWLLIAVHATYDILMSIEWYYFEFSSLIFAGLLLIAWAIEIGTRKPTTTLQPELRIGE